One window of Cohnella hashimotonis genomic DNA carries:
- a CDS encoding phosphotransferase, translating into MPDLQAAISKQQIVRHLAVKFNADELSLADWSMTKLNWKASNTVTDALYRITGKVLVDRMTLDWSFILKVIIPAPETDDPNHYCYWKREPLLYQSGLLKTLPEPVRAPQCYGVEQGDDGTWRMWLEEITEHLDGPWELPRYGEIAEMLGQFNGAYLAGLPLPSEPWLCRGFLQSWTHECDKYDSGIARLEETWAQSRVKELLPEGTFERYLSFCQNRELLLASLQKLPKVFTHNDAWKPNLFPSAGRGLTMIDWSNCGLAGVGEELGRYYGLSLNSDLGHLPDKRAFADDMAIRYCGGLRKAGWRGDDRLAKFGFMASAGIRCGMMFPSLFEQLSRLPETDEVPAKWNERCAVALHLLELAEASIEMAGGAT; encoded by the coding sequence ATGCCCGACTTGCAAGCGGCAATCTCAAAACAACAGATCGTCCGCCATCTTGCCGTCAAATTCAACGCAGATGAACTATCGCTGGCCGATTGGTCTATGACCAAGCTGAATTGGAAAGCGTCGAATACGGTGACGGACGCCTTATATCGCATTACTGGGAAGGTGCTTGTCGACAGGATGACGCTCGACTGGTCCTTTATCCTCAAAGTGATCATTCCGGCGCCCGAGACGGATGATCCCAACCACTACTGCTATTGGAAACGCGAGCCGCTGCTCTACCAATCCGGGCTGCTCAAGACGCTCCCCGAGCCGGTGCGGGCGCCGCAGTGTTATGGCGTCGAGCAAGGGGATGACGGCACATGGCGGATGTGGCTGGAGGAGATTACCGAACACTTGGATGGACCATGGGAGCTGCCAAGGTACGGGGAGATTGCCGAGATGCTAGGGCAGTTTAACGGCGCCTATCTTGCCGGTCTCCCGCTGCCTTCTGAACCTTGGCTATGCCGTGGTTTCCTCCAGTCCTGGACGCACGAGTGCGATAAATACGACAGCGGTATCGCAAGACTTGAAGAGACATGGGCTCAATCGCGCGTAAAAGAACTTTTGCCCGAAGGCACTTTTGAACGCTATCTGTCGTTTTGTCAAAACAGGGAGCTGCTGCTGGCAAGCCTTCAGAAGCTTCCGAAAGTATTCACCCACAACGATGCCTGGAAGCCGAACCTGTTTCCTTCTGCAGGCCGCGGGCTGACGATGATCGATTGGTCCAATTGCGGTCTTGCCGGTGTCGGGGAGGAGTTGGGACGTTATTACGGCTTGAGCCTGAACTCGGATCTTGGCCATCTACCCGATAAGCGGGCATTTGCGGATGATATGGCGATTCGATACTGCGGAGGTCTGCGTAAAGCCGGGTGGCGCGGAGATGATCGATTAGCTAAATTCGGGTTTATGGCTTCTGCCGGCATACGGTGCGGAATGATGTTTCCCAGCCTGTTCGAGCAGCTTTCTCGCCTCCCCGAAACCGATGAGGTTCCGGCTAAATGGAATGAACGCTGCGCGGTTGCGTTGCATTTGCTTGAGCTTGCGGAAGCGTCAATTGAAATGGCTGGAGGCGCTACTTAG
- a CDS encoding cation diffusion facilitator family transporter, whose amino-acid sequence MESDRQRTGFIALLKKGNTSSATAAIGNTGVAIVKGIAAVTTGSGAMFASTMHSIADAVNQAFVFAGSVLAEKKPTRRFPTGFGRVINLFCMVAVIVVTVMAYETILEGFHLLAHPSAESHGFWFNLIVLLLSVAVDGFVLIKAMKEIVHESRTEAKGLAIVPQAFKNVGRAAPPTRLVFYEDLVATTGALLALLAVVVTSLTSFALLDGISTILIGLLMVGVAFKVGYDNMVGLIGVSAPRDVEDKVAQIIFSNSYVTDIYQMRILQEGRYYHVEGLIELRPGLTLADADDIKFKIRDRLLLDSDIADVTIGIIEDNGVKNWNPEPVNS is encoded by the coding sequence GTGGAATCTGACAGGCAACGGACAGGCTTTATCGCATTATTGAAAAAAGGCAATACCTCTTCGGCTACGGCTGCCATCGGCAACACCGGGGTGGCGATCGTCAAGGGCATCGCGGCGGTAACGACGGGCAGCGGGGCGATGTTCGCATCGACCATGCACTCGATCGCCGATGCCGTGAATCAAGCTTTCGTATTCGCCGGCAGCGTGTTAGCCGAGAAAAAGCCGACGCGCCGCTTCCCCACCGGATTCGGCCGGGTCATTAACCTGTTTTGTATGGTGGCCGTCATCGTCGTCACCGTGATGGCTTACGAGACCATCCTGGAAGGTTTCCATCTGCTGGCGCACCCTTCCGCAGAATCGCATGGCTTTTGGTTTAATCTCATTGTGCTGCTCCTGTCTGTCGCGGTCGACGGATTTGTTCTTATAAAAGCGATGAAGGAAATCGTGCATGAATCGCGTACGGAAGCGAAGGGACTGGCGATCGTCCCTCAGGCCTTCAAAAACGTAGGACGTGCCGCGCCGCCGACGCGCCTGGTCTTTTACGAAGATCTTGTCGCGACGACCGGTGCGCTTCTGGCGCTTCTGGCTGTTGTCGTTACGTCGCTGACGAGCTTTGCGTTGCTGGACGGCATCTCGACCATCCTCATCGGCTTGCTGATGGTCGGGGTAGCGTTCAAGGTCGGTTACGATAATATGGTCGGGCTCATCGGCGTATCCGCTCCCCGCGATGTCGAGGACAAAGTCGCGCAGATCATTTTCTCCAACAGCTACGTGACCGATATTTATCAAATGCGGATTTTGCAGGAAGGCCGTTACTACCACGTCGAGGGACTGATCGAGCTGCGCCCCGGTCTAACGCTTGCGGACGCGGACGATATCAAGTTCAAGATAAGAGATCGCTTGCTGCTGGACAGCGACATTGCAGATGTGACGATCGGGATTATCGAAGACAACGGCGTGAAGAACTGGAATCCGGAGCCCGTGAATTCTTAA